In the Bernardetia sp. genome, TACTTCTGAAATCAAACAAATCATTAAATCTGTTCGTAAGGATTAGAATAGATGTCATTCATTTTTTGCAAAAAATAAAAGTCTTGTAAACAATAAACTAATGAATTATCAATAAAAAATGAAACTGTCTTTAACCTATCTTTTCCTAAACACTTTATTCTTGATTGTATATATCTACTCTCTATGATTCGAATTGCTATTTTTGCTTCTGGTAATGGCTCAAATGCTGCAAAAATTATTGAACATTTCAAATTACAAAAGGATGTTTCTTTCGTTGTCTTATCCAACAATCCCAATGCTTTCGTTATTGAAAGAGCCAAAAGATTAGGAGTAGAAGTTGCTGTATTTGAAAAAGACGAACTCTACAAAACAGGAAGTGTCCTCAATTTCCTCAAGTGTAAGGAGATAGATTTGATTGTCTTGGCTGGTTTCATGTGGCTAATTCCCTCCAATTTTGTGGAAAACTTTCCTGATAACATTGTCAATATTCACCCTGCTTTGCTTCCCAAATATGGTGGAAAAGGAATGTATGGAGACAATGTACATAAAGCTGTCATCAAAAATAAAGAAAGTCAGTCTGGTATTACCATTCACTTAGTCAATGAAAATTATGATGAAGGACAGATTATTTTCCAAGAAAAAGTAAATATTGACCCAAAAGATAATTACGAAACGCTTGCCCAAAAAATCCATGCTTTAGAGCATCTTTATTATCCTCTCATTATAGAAGAACTTGTTGGTAATCTTCGTAAAAATCAAAATCTAAAAGAACAAATTTCAGAAGAAGAATAAAAATAGATTACTCTTTCCCTTCTATCTTAAGAGTTTGTTTAAATTTTTGTTTTACACTAGCCCAAATGATATTTTTTTGAATTACCAAGACATTTTTGAAAAGAATAGTAAGATACAAACTGAAATTTACCATTTGTAGCTTACAAAACATAATTTTACCCCAGTCCCTAAGCCTTCTTAAAAGAGAGCAAATAAAATATCAGAAAAAATAGTTAATTAGCGTAATTATTTAGCATTTTTCCTTAATTTCAATAAATTTCGTATTATTGATTAAGAAAACGTTATTTCTATATTTTCCCTTGTCGCTATTTTTTGCTTTTACTTTCTAAGAATGCGTTATCTATTTTCACTACTTTTATTTTTCTTGTTTGTTCCCTTATCTTCTGCACAAGACATAGAAGCAAAAGATATTGGAATGCCGTTTTTGAATTTCTATACTCCTAAAGCCTATTTAGGACATCCTCAAGTATGGAGTATCGTACAAGCAGACAATGGAGTTATGTATTTTGGTACACGAAGTATTCATACTTACGATGGAGTAAACTGGAAGACTATAAAACTACCAAATGCAGTTGTTGTACGCTCTTTAGGCAAAGACCTTACAGGAAAAATTTATGTAGGAGGTAGGAATGATTTTGGCTATCTGATTCCTTCTGATTCTACTTCAGAAATGGAATTTGTTACTTTGACTAAAGATTTTGCATCAGAATCAAAAGAGTTTGGCGATGTTTGGGAAATAAATGCTACCAATGAGGCTGTTTTTTTTCATACAGCAAAACACATATTTATTTATGACCTCAAAACAAAGAAGATAGACGATATATTAGTCGATGCCACGACAATGAGAGGTGTATTACACAAAGACAATTATTATTTTAATCAAAAAGATAAAGGTTTGAGTGTCTTAAATGCAGCAGATAAGAATGTCAAAATATTAGCAGGCACAGATACTCTCAAAAATCTTACGATAGGGGGGATTGTGAGTTATAGTAATGAAGAATTATTAATTTTTACACAACAACAATCACAGATTTGGAAATATAATCTATCTACCCAAACACTTTCTTATTTTCCTAGCGAAATTGACTCTATTACACAAAATGATTCGCCAACAGTTTTTTATCACGCCATTACACTCAAAAATGGAAATATACTGGTCTCTACTATTTTTAAGGGTGCTTTTTTGATAAACAAACAAGGTAAACTCTTGAAAAGAATAGACAAACCTGTTGGGCTTCCTACTCAAACCCTTCCATATATTTTTGAAGACCAAGCTGAAAATATTTGGCTGGCTACAGATAATGGCATTGCTCAAGTAGAACTCAAAACACCTTTGCGTGTATTTAAAGAAGAAGAATCGGGATTTGATGGAGTTACACTCTCTATTGAAGAGTTTGAAGATAAAATCTATATCGGAACAACAAAAGGATTATTTTTCTCTGATGATTCCAATCAGTTTACAAAAGTAAAAGGGTTAGAAGGTTTTTGTTGGGGAGTAAAAGGCTTTAATATAAATGGAAAAAAACATTTATATGCAATTACTCAAAATAATCTGTATTATGTTGATGTGGATAAAGCCTTGCTACTTACTCCTTCAAATGGTGCAAATGTCCTTGAGCAACTTAATGATAAAAAAGCCATTTTAGCAGGAGGAGGAGGGTTTACAGTAGTAGAGTTTAATGCTCCAAGAGAAGCAAAGATAGTTCAAGTAAAACCCATTGAAAACTCACAAATACGAACCATAACTGTTCTTGAGAAAGAGGTTTGGTTAGGTACAATTCAAAAAGGAGTTTACCACCTTCCCTACAGTGCAGACTCTTTGCAGCTAGAGAAAATTGTTCATATTGATAGTATCACAAATGTAGCTAAAGGAACTGAGGTAAGTGTTTTTACTTATCAAAATGAGCTTTTAGTAGGTACAGAAAACGGATTATATTCGTTCAACAAAACAACAAAAGAATTAGAACCACACTCTACCTTAGGAAAAAATCTTTCAAAAAACGAGTCTGTATTTAGAATAGCTCATGACACAAATGGTAATTTGTATATCGTAAATGCTGATACTAAGGGACACACTAAACGCATAGAAAAGGATAAAGATGGAAAGTTCGTAATCAATGCTACACCTTTTGAAAGAATACCTGATATGTCCACACAAGCCATTTTATATGATAGTAAAAATACAGTTTGGATAGGAGGGAGTGAAGGCTTATACCGTTTTTATCCTCAAAAAGCTAAAAATTATGATTATAAAAAAATTCCTAAGCCAGTTATCAGAAAAGTGTTTTTAGGAGAAGACTCTTTGTTTTTTGCAGGAAATTATATCAATGAAAACGGTTTTTTTATAGCAGAACAACCAAAAAATGCAGAGCCAACATTTAGCTATGATAACAACTCCCTAACATTTCAATTTGCTGCTATTATTTTTCAAGAAGGCGTGAGGTACAGTTATAAATTAGAAGGATATGATGAAGAGTTTTCTAACTGGACATCAGAGTCAAAAAAGTCTTATACTAACTTATACGAAGGAGATTATACCTTCAAAGTAAAGACAAAAAATATTTATGGTGCTGAAAGTGAAATAACTACCTACTCTTTCACTATTCTTCCTCCGTGGTATAGAACTTGGTGGGCATATTTAATTTATGTTTTTGCGTTGGGTTTGTTCATTTGGATAATGATTTGGGTCAATACGCAACGTCTGAAAAGAAAAAACCAAAAGTTGGAAGATACTGTAAAAGAACGAACAGCTGAGCTTTTAGAGAGAAATGAAGAAATTGTTCAACAAAATAGTCAGCTCAACCAACAAAAGGAAGAGATAGAAGCACAAAGTGAAAATCAAAGAAAGCTCAATATCAGCCTTAATGCTCAAAAAGCAGAAGTAGAAAAGGCGTATAAGAATGTACAACTTTTATCTGAAATTGGACAAGAAATCACAGCTATTTTAAACCTTGAAGACCTCATACAATCTGTTTATCAGAATGTAAATGCACTTATGCCAGCCGATGGTTTTGGTATTGGAATTTTTGATGAATCACAGCAGCGAATTGGTTTTCAAGGCTTTATAGAAAAAGGCGAAAAGCTCCCGTATCACTTCGATGCTTTAGATGAAAACACATTTGCTATTAAATGTTTTACTAGTTTGAAGGAAATAGTCGTCAATGACCTTGCAACTGAAGGAAAAAAATATGATTATGAAGTAGCACAAGAGCAGCAAGGCGAAATTCCGATGTCTTTTGTTTATTTACCTCTTCAACTGGAAAATAAGCCTTTAGGAGTAATTACAGTACAATCATTTGAAAAAAACTCATATTCAGAACGAGAAATTACTTTCTTGCGTTCGTTAGCTTCCTATGTTGCTATTGCCTTAGGCAACTCTACAGCTTATCAAGTTATTGCAGAGAAAAATGAAAAAATCACAGATTCTATTCGCTACGCACAGACTATCCAACAAGCCATTTTGCCAAGCGAAAAAAAGATAGTGAAACCATCTGGCTTATCAAATGATAATTATAAGATTATCTTCAGACCAAAAGATATTGTAAGTGGAGATTTTTATTGGACAAGCCAAAGTCAAGATTACTTTTTTATAGCAGTGGTGGACTGTACAGGACACGGTGTTCCAGGAGCTTTTATGTCTATGATAGGCAGCTCACTACTAACTGAGATTGTAGAAATACAGAAAATCTATGAGCCTTCACAAATTTTAGACAAGCTCAACGAACAGTTTATAGAGGCTCTTCGTCAAGATGAGAATGCAAATAGTGATGGAATGGATATTTGTTTGTGCAGAATACATTTTGATAATCAACAATCAGAAATAATCTTTGCTGGAGGAAAACGTCCTTTGTTTTTTGTAGAATACTCTGAAAATAGTGAAGATATAGTTCAACGTTTACAGGGAACTCGTAAGTCGGTAGGAGGCAAACAGCGCAATAAAAATCCGTTTGAACAACATAGATTATTGTTAGATAAAAAATCAAGAATTTATCTTACCACTGACGGACTTGTCGACCAAAATGACCCACAAGGAGAAAAATTTGGCAGCCTTAAACTGACACATTTCATTAAAGACACACTCCATTTTCCCATAAAAGAACAGATTGAACAATTAGAACAAGAGCTAGTAAGCCATCAGCATACAGCAGAGCAACGAGATGATATTACTTTTGTAGGGATAGAAGTATAATTTATTAGAGTACTGATATTTGCTGTTCTGTGAGTCATAGAACAAGGGAAAAAACACTGTTCGTCGGCGTTTTAGTGTAATGACACCAACAAGTTTTCATATCGTGTCCAGTACTCTAATAATTTATTTTCTTACCTTCTTAAAAAAATAGCCAAGTTCTTCATCAAAAATATCAAATGGAATTTGGTGAGCAAGGTCATTTCTAAGATGGATAGATAACGGCTCGTTTTCGTTCATATCACTCATCAGAAGGGGAAGCGTATCAAAAGGCTTAATTGTATCGTCGTGTCTTCCCAAAACTACTCTCAAAAATGCAGTTCTTGGATTGGGTTTTTCATCTAAAACAGTGGGTAACTCTGGCAACTCTTGAATAATGCTTCTGTAAGGCAAGGCTGGATTGAATGCCAAACACGGAATTTGCCAAAACCAAGACAAGTAATAAACCGTTAGTCCACCCATACTGCTTCCAATAACAAGCTCTATTTTTTCATCTTTATAACGCTCCAAAAGCGTCTGAATGGTGTAAGGGTCTTTTCTATAATCTATCAGAGGAGCAATCAAATTATCTGTATATTTCTCTAAAATGGTTCGTTTTTCATCTGTCAGAAAGCTATCTAATCCGTGTAAATAAAGCGTTTTCATAGGTATTCTTACTGTTTTTTAATAAAGTTTTTTTGTAAAGATAAGCCAATACTAAATTAATTATGTTATTTTTAGTAAATTTAGACCTTAAGCATAAAAATATAATTGGTCAAGAAGAGTATTAGCAACTACCTTAGTTATGGAAAAAAGAACGTTTACAAATATTTTAATTACTGTACTGATTTTATCTCTAATTCCAATTACTTTTTTTGTTTATGTGTATATGAAAAGTAATCACGTAGAATGGAGTGAGCGATATGAAATAGAAAATAAAGACCCTTACAACAACTACATGATTCTTAATCTCTTGAAAGACTATTCTCCAGATAATGATTTTGTGGTCATAGACAAACTGCTGACCGAAACGCTTTCAGAAGAAGAAATAGACAAAAAAAATATACCAACGTCTTATGTTTTTATAGGTCGAAGTCCTTTCTTGTTGGATGATGAGGTAGATTTACTTTTGAAGTTTGTTGAAAAAGGAAATACAGCTTTTTTTGCTGCTAAAAGTATTCCAGATACACTTTCCATACGCTTAAATTTGGAAGAGCAAAATTATAAGCAAGACTACTTCTATGTATATGATTCTATTATTTCTACCAATTTTATTCATTCTCCATTAAAAAAAGAAAATGACTTTACTTTTAATTATAGAATAAGAAATGATTCTGAAAAAACGTATTGGAATTATTTTGATGACTATAACATGGAAGAAAATAGCAAAAGCATAGAAAGGCTAGGTTTTCTTTATGAAAAAACCACAGAACAACACTCTAACTATGATACTCATCAGTATGAAGAAAATGACTATGAAAGCGATGAACAAGAAATTTATACTAACTTCATTCGTGTAAAATACGGAAAAGGCTATTTCTATTTTCATAAAAACCCTGTTCTTTTTACCAATTATTATCTTATTCAAGCAGACGGAAAGAAATATACAGAGCGAGCTTTATCTTACCTTCCAGAAGGAAATATTTTGTGGGACGAGCGTTCACATGACTACAAACGAGGCAAACAAAAGTATCAGAAACAAAGCAGAAGAGAAAGCCCAATAAGCTATATACTTTCTTTAGAGTCTTTTGCTTGGGCATATTATCTGCTTTTGGTAAGTGCTGTTTTGTTTATTATTTTCAGAGGAAAAAGAATGCAACGCATTATTCCAATACTTAGAAAAGAAGAAAATACTACCTTAGAGTTTACCAAAACCGTAGGACAGCTTTATTATTTACAACAAGACCACAAACGCCTTGTGCAGCTCAAAATCCGTCTATTCTTTGATTTTATTCGTACGCATTATCATTTGAATACACAACATATAGACGAAGACTTTAGAAAAAAATTATCCGAACGTTCGGACATCAGCCGAGAATTTATAGATTTGCTTTTGAGTGATATTCAGAAAGTAAATGGACAACACGAAGTGTCGGAATGGCTCTTACGCAAAATACATACGCAGATTCAAGAATTTTATACAAATTGTAAGTAATTTTAGTAGCCAAAAAATCTAACTTCTAAAATCTCATATCTAAATTTATTTATGCAAGACAATACTTCAGAAAACGCATCAGAAAATCAGTTTCAAAACCTTGGTTTTCAATCAGAAGAAAATCAAAATACAGAGTCAGGACAAGAATCTTCTACTTTTAGCAATTCCTCTAATCAACAACTAGATTTCATTTATCAGTCTGTTTCAAGGATAAAATCAGAAGTTCATAAAATCATCATCGGACAAGACAAGATGATTGATTTGCTTTTGGTAAGTTTGTTTGCTGACGGTCATGTGCTTTTAGAAGGAGTTCCAGGGGTTGCAAAAACAGTTACTGCAAAACTTTTGGCTCGTACGCTCTCCATTGATTTTTCTAGGATTCAGTTTACGCCAGATATGATGCCAACTGATATTTTAGGAACGACTATCTACAACCTCCAAGAAGCTGAATTTAACTTTACACCTGGACCTGTTTTTTCGCAAGTCGTCTTGATTGATGAGATAAACCGTGCGCCAGCCAAAACGCAGGCAGCACTTTTTGAAGTAATGGAAGAACGCCAAGTAACTGTGGATGGTACAACCTATAAAATGAAATTACCATTTTTTGTAATTGCTACACAAAACCCTATCGAACAAGAGGGAACATACCGTTTGCCAGAAGCACAACTAGACCGTTTCTTGTTCCGTATTCAATTAGATTATCCTAGCTTGAAAGAGGAAAAAGAGATTTTGCGTCGTTTCAAAAATCAGCTGCGTAATGATATTTCTATTGTCAATCCTGTTTTGAAAGGCGAAGATATTTTAGCTTGCCGTAAGATTGTAGAAGAAGTACATATTAAAGATGAACTCCTAGACTACATTGCCGAAATCACCTACCAAACAAGAAATCACGGTTCGCTTTATTTAGGAGCTTCTCCTCGTGCCTCGCTTGCTATTATGAGAGCTTCAAAAGCGATGGCAGTTTTGCGTGGGCGTATGTTTGTAACACCAGAAGATATTCAAGAAGTGGCGTATCCTGTTTTGGGACATCGTATTATGATAACACCAGAGCGAGAAATGGAAGGACTGACAGGCGAAGATTTAGTAAAAGAAATGATACAGAAGTTAGATGTACCAAGGTAATTTCAAAAACGCCATTATTATTAAGTAGTGGCGTTTTTTTATGCAATTTATTGTATATTCAGACTTTCAAAGTCAAAAAAAGAACCAAAGTCTATCATCTTTAATGCTGCTACGGTTATTTTTCATAACGTTGGGTTTACAAACTTCAACGCTATAGAAAAGCAAATAAAAAAATCGTGATAGCTCTTAACTTAACCTCTCAAACCTATGCGTTTTCTACTGCTTTCTATTTTGCTATTTTCATTTTCACTACCTTCTTTTTCACAGGAGATTACTCGTTTGCCTGTCCGAAAAGATGGAAAATGGGGCATAATTGACCAAAATTCTAAAAAAATAATTCCTTTAGAATATGACTTTGCAGAAGTAGCTGACTTCAATTATCTGCTTCTCAAAAAAAATGGTAAGTGGATAGCGACTGATGAGACTGGAAAACCTCTATTTTCCTTTACAGAAAATGTAACTGAAATTAGAGTTATAGATTCTTTACTGATTGCTTATAAAAATGAAGACAACAAATATATTTTTTTAAGTAAAAATGGAAATAAAACCACAGAAGCATTCGATAGAGTTTTGAGAATACGAAATTCCTACGCTTTAGGATATAAAAACGACACAAAGAAATATAACTTGATAAGTCCAAAGGCTGATATTTTGATAGAAAGCATTGATACAGCCTATTTTTTGAATAGCCCAAAAGTAAAAGTTCAGACAAATGTTATTTTGGCTAAAAAAGGAAAAGAAGAATATTTGCCCAATCTAAAAGACCAAACATTATCACAAAAACAGCTGTACAACATCAATCTTTTACCAAACGGTTATGTCAGTTTTGGAGCTGGTCGTCCGTTGGGTGTGGCAGATACAGAGGGCAATGTAATTGTTTCTCCTCAATATGCTTCTGTGGTAGCTCTTTCAATGGATTATTTGGCTTTAAAAGCTCCGACAGCAGAATGGTCTTTGTTTGATTTAGGGAGTAAAAAAGAAATTACGCCAGCCGAATATTCATTTTTTGAAGTAGTAGAAACGGAGAAAAATGAAATCAGAATTACAGCATGCAAAGATGGAAAGTGTGGCGTAATGGATAAGAATGCAAAATTTATTTTACAGCCTACCTACTCACAAATCTATAACCTTCAAAATAGCCTGTTAGTAGGAAAAAACGAGGACAATAAATGGAGTATTTTGGACACCAACGGAAAGAAAATCCTTTCTCAAAACTTCGAACTTGTTTATGATTTTACAGAATTTTCTCCCTTTACAAAAGTAACCACACAAGAGGGCGACGGCTTGATAGACAAAAAAGGAAATCTGATTTTGACTCCAATTTATACAGGAATTGATGTTTTTATTTATAATAAAAATGAAACCTATATTTTCGCCTATCAGAATGAGAAAATTACAGCAATAGAATTTGACACAAAAAATGGTAATGTAAAAGAAGCTAAAAAAACAACTTTCTCTTCCTTTGCTACTTTGCCATCTCACTATGCAAAACTAGACAAACCAGAAGTTTTTACGGCTCGGCTCGCTGGCAGACTTTCTACAGATTACCGTTGGTTTCAAAATCCAAGAACTAAAAAATGGCACTTGCTCAACAAACAGCGTGAGCCTGCTTTCAGAGATGGTTTTGATGTAATTTCTGTTGAGCCTATTTCAGGATTTACTTTGGGAAGAAACAACGTAAATGGTAGTCTTTCGGCTGCTGCCCTCATAGACCACAAAAACGGAAAACTCATCAGTCAAAATAAACTTTTTTATGCAGAGTTAGAAGACTTTAGAACGGCAGAAGTAGCACGAGCCTACGCAGACAGCACAAAAGAAAATGCTATCTTGACAAAAGCAGGTCTGTTGGTAACCCAAATAGCAGGCACTACAATAGATTCGATGACATACTTTTCTGAAAATCGTTTGCCAATAAAAGCAGGTGGAAAATGGGGACTTATGGACGAAAAAGGACAAGTTATTTTGCCTCCAACCTATTCTTATATTTTTCCTTTTGAAAATGGAAGTGCAAAAGTAAAGACTGGAGAAAACTTTGGAATCATTGACAAAACTGGAAAAGCTATTTTACCATTAGAATACGAATACATCGGTAGTTTTGAAAACGGAATGGCATTGATGGTAAAAAGTAAACAAGTGGGTGTTGTAGATAACAAAGGAAAAATTATCATAACTCCTCAATACGAACGCCTAAGCCTTGAAAATGGCATTATCAGAGCTAGAAAAAATGGAAAATGGGGAATTATCAATTCACAAAACAAAACTCTTTTGCCTTTTGAATATCAGTATATCAGTACGTTTTCAGAAAACACAGCTATCATCCGAAAAAATAATTTATGGGGATTCTTAGCAAATCAAAACACTACATTAAAAGTAATTTTAGAACCTTCCATTAAAGCCGATTTTATAAATGAAGTTAGAAATGGAATAGCAAAAGTGAGTTCTGGTCGCTACATCGAAGAAGATGGTTATGGAAATAAAAATGCCTATTATAAGCAAAATGGAATTATTAAAACGAATGGAAATTGGATTTTAGAACAAAAATACAGCTTTATAGAAGATGAGATTTTTGACCTAAATACAGCACAAAGCAATCAGCTTGTTTTGATAGAACAAAATGGAAAAGTAGGTTATGCCGACAAAACAGGAAAAATCATTGTTGCGCCTCGTTACGATGCTATTCAAGACAATTTTTCAGAAATTTATTTTGCTAAAAAAGGAATTTCAGAAGTAAAGAATAGTGGCAAAATAGGCTATATCAATCACGAAGGAAAAGAAATTTTGCCTTTAGAATTTTCAAAAGTCAATGATTTTTATGGAATTTATAATGTAAAAGATGCTGTAACAGTCGCAAAAAAACCAAATAGCAAATATGGAACTATTGATAGACACAACAACACCATTATTCCATTTGAATATGATTTTATTGGAATGGACGAGCGCAATGACACGCTTTCTTTT is a window encoding:
- the purN gene encoding phosphoribosylglycinamide formyltransferase, translated to MIRIAIFASGNGSNAAKIIEHFKLQKDVSFVVLSNNPNAFVIERAKRLGVEVAVFEKDELYKTGSVLNFLKCKEIDLIVLAGFMWLIPSNFVENFPDNIVNIHPALLPKYGGKGMYGDNVHKAVIKNKESQSGITIHLVNENYDEGQIIFQEKVNIDPKDNYETLAQKIHALEHLYYPLIIEELVGNLRKNQNLKEQISEEE
- a CDS encoding SpoIIE family protein phosphatase → MRYLFSLLLFFLFVPLSSAQDIEAKDIGMPFLNFYTPKAYLGHPQVWSIVQADNGVMYFGTRSIHTYDGVNWKTIKLPNAVVVRSLGKDLTGKIYVGGRNDFGYLIPSDSTSEMEFVTLTKDFASESKEFGDVWEINATNEAVFFHTAKHIFIYDLKTKKIDDILVDATTMRGVLHKDNYYFNQKDKGLSVLNAADKNVKILAGTDTLKNLTIGGIVSYSNEELLIFTQQQSQIWKYNLSTQTLSYFPSEIDSITQNDSPTVFYHAITLKNGNILVSTIFKGAFLINKQGKLLKRIDKPVGLPTQTLPYIFEDQAENIWLATDNGIAQVELKTPLRVFKEEESGFDGVTLSIEEFEDKIYIGTTKGLFFSDDSNQFTKVKGLEGFCWGVKGFNINGKKHLYAITQNNLYYVDVDKALLLTPSNGANVLEQLNDKKAILAGGGGFTVVEFNAPREAKIVQVKPIENSQIRTITVLEKEVWLGTIQKGVYHLPYSADSLQLEKIVHIDSITNVAKGTEVSVFTYQNELLVGTENGLYSFNKTTKELEPHSTLGKNLSKNESVFRIAHDTNGNLYIVNADTKGHTKRIEKDKDGKFVINATPFERIPDMSTQAILYDSKNTVWIGGSEGLYRFYPQKAKNYDYKKIPKPVIRKVFLGEDSLFFAGNYINENGFFIAEQPKNAEPTFSYDNNSLTFQFAAIIFQEGVRYSYKLEGYDEEFSNWTSESKKSYTNLYEGDYTFKVKTKNIYGAESEITTYSFTILPPWYRTWWAYLIYVFALGLFIWIMIWVNTQRLKRKNQKLEDTVKERTAELLERNEEIVQQNSQLNQQKEEIEAQSENQRKLNISLNAQKAEVEKAYKNVQLLSEIGQEITAILNLEDLIQSVYQNVNALMPADGFGIGIFDESQQRIGFQGFIEKGEKLPYHFDALDENTFAIKCFTSLKEIVVNDLATEGKKYDYEVAQEQQGEIPMSFVYLPLQLENKPLGVITVQSFEKNSYSEREITFLRSLASYVAIALGNSTAYQVIAEKNEKITDSIRYAQTIQQAILPSEKKIVKPSGLSNDNYKIIFRPKDIVSGDFYWTSQSQDYFFIAVVDCTGHGVPGAFMSMIGSSLLTEIVEIQKIYEPSQILDKLNEQFIEALRQDENANSDGMDICLCRIHFDNQQSEIIFAGGKRPLFFVEYSENSEDIVQRLQGTRKSVGGKQRNKNPFEQHRLLLDKKSRIYLTTDGLVDQNDPQGEKFGSLKLTHFIKDTLHFPIKEQIEQLEQELVSHQHTAEQRDDITFVGIEV
- a CDS encoding YqiA/YcfP family alpha/beta fold hydrolase, which gives rise to MKTLYLHGLDSFLTDEKRTILEKYTDNLIAPLIDYRKDPYTIQTLLERYKDEKIELVIGSSMGGLTVYYLSWFWQIPCLAFNPALPYRSIIQELPELPTVLDEKPNPRTAFLRVVLGRHDDTIKPFDTLPLLMSDMNENEPLSIHLRNDLAHQIPFDIFDEELGYFFKKVRK
- a CDS encoding DUF4350 domain-containing protein yields the protein MEKRTFTNILITVLILSLIPITFFVYVYMKSNHVEWSERYEIENKDPYNNYMILNLLKDYSPDNDFVVIDKLLTETLSEEEIDKKNIPTSYVFIGRSPFLLDDEVDLLLKFVEKGNTAFFAAKSIPDTLSIRLNLEEQNYKQDYFYVYDSIISTNFIHSPLKKENDFTFNYRIRNDSEKTYWNYFDDYNMEENSKSIERLGFLYEKTTEQHSNYDTHQYEENDYESDEQEIYTNFIRVKYGKGYFYFHKNPVLFTNYYLIQADGKKYTERALSYLPEGNILWDERSHDYKRGKQKYQKQSRRESPISYILSLESFAWAYYLLLVSAVLFIIFRGKRMQRIIPILRKEENTTLEFTKTVGQLYYLQQDHKRLVQLKIRLFFDFIRTHYHLNTQHIDEDFRKKLSERSDISREFIDLLLSDIQKVNGQHEVSEWLLRKIHTQIQEFYTNCK
- a CDS encoding AAA family ATPase, producing MQDNTSENASENQFQNLGFQSEENQNTESGQESSTFSNSSNQQLDFIYQSVSRIKSEVHKIIIGQDKMIDLLLVSLFADGHVLLEGVPGVAKTVTAKLLARTLSIDFSRIQFTPDMMPTDILGTTIYNLQEAEFNFTPGPVFSQVVLIDEINRAPAKTQAALFEVMEERQVTVDGTTYKMKLPFFVIATQNPIEQEGTYRLPEAQLDRFLFRIQLDYPSLKEEKEILRRFKNQLRNDISIVNPVLKGEDILACRKIVEEVHIKDELLDYIAEITYQTRNHGSLYLGASPRASLAIMRASKAMAVLRGRMFVTPEDIQEVAYPVLGHRIMITPEREMEGLTGEDLVKEMIQKLDVPR
- a CDS encoding WG repeat-containing protein, whose amino-acid sequence is MRFLLLSILLFSFSLPSFSQEITRLPVRKDGKWGIIDQNSKKIIPLEYDFAEVADFNYLLLKKNGKWIATDETGKPLFSFTENVTEIRVIDSLLIAYKNEDNKYIFLSKNGNKTTEAFDRVLRIRNSYALGYKNDTKKYNLISPKADILIESIDTAYFLNSPKVKVQTNVILAKKGKEEYLPNLKDQTLSQKQLYNINLLPNGYVSFGAGRPLGVADTEGNVIVSPQYASVVALSMDYLALKAPTAEWSLFDLGSKKEITPAEYSFFEVVETEKNEIRITACKDGKCGVMDKNAKFILQPTYSQIYNLQNSLLVGKNEDNKWSILDTNGKKILSQNFELVYDFTEFSPFTKVTTQEGDGLIDKKGNLILTPIYTGIDVFIYNKNETYIFAYQNEKITAIEFDTKNGNVKEAKKTTFSSFATLPSHYAKLDKPEVFTARLAGRLSTDYRWFQNPRTKKWHLLNKQREPAFRDGFDVISVEPISGFTLGRNNVNGSLSAAALIDHKNGKLISQNKLFYAELEDFRTAEVARAYADSTKENAILTKAGLLVTQIAGTTIDSMTYFSENRLPIKAGGKWGLMDEKGQVILPPTYSYIFPFENGSAKVKTGENFGIIDKTGKAILPLEYEYIGSFENGMALMVKSKQVGVVDNKGKIIITPQYERLSLENGIIRARKNGKWGIINSQNKTLLPFEYQYISTFSENTAIIRKNNLWGFLANQNTTLKVILEPSIKADFINEVRNGIAKVSSGRYIEEDGYGNKNAYYKQNGIIKTNGNWILEQKYSFIEDEIFDLNTAQSNQLVLIEQNGKVGYADKTGKIIVAPRYDAIQDNFSEIYFAKKGISEVKNSGKIGYINHEGKEILPLEFSKVNDFYGIYNVKDAVTVAKKPNSKYGTIDRHNNTIIPFEYDFIGMDERNDTLSFVKQNKHWGVINPFGQPVVPIRYSSVKYLQKPNSQRALIEVFSDSSAVLYLDEKGNFVENANKNLVIVEQGGKFGIKTNTSAETFLVNPSYDFIEEFGKIGKTSWAKVGNKDSKNPKQMLYGIIDSKGNEILKTEYLEIGTFSEGKIAVQQNGKSKDKQLFGYVDENGKKVIDFQFYKAFPFSDGMAKVDLSRAGTKWSYINEKGEVVIKSAYTSGSDFGEGMAVGEMFLIDKTGKRVSRLPYQKVTAIGEYKNGFENGVIGLATERGFIHIKKDGSPLYQSYFDSLTQFRNGIAFVKTGEKYQLLRRSTENPDTVRLNFSATAMRNYEAKYKKNRKIKTKYGETIVDLGFEKVDNGYWLMINESGDFVSPTRYDAVSVLPTQTILYTNGVYGYADLDGNWILPPSFEARQYVQGYIIRLERAGKITYLGLDGKVIWEE